A region from the Mycolicibacterium phlei genome encodes:
- a CDS encoding ABC transporter permease — MSFTTLSARYPRVTRAVNEINAFWERVGEQARFYAQTVRATGDALVNYRVELIRAVAGMSLGTGALMLIGGTVVIVAFLTFFAGAVVGVQGFNSLADIGVESMSGFFAAFVNTRLAAPLIATVGLAATIGAGATAQIGAMRINEEIDALEVIGVRSVAYLASTRVIAGVIVVIPLFCLAVLSANWAARATILMYGLSAGVYDHYFTTFLNPTDLLWSFVVVVISATVVMLVHTYYGYTASGGPAGVGEAVGRAVRTSLVFAVFANLLVSLAIYGPTGNFHLTG; from the coding sequence ATGAGCTTTACGACGCTGAGTGCCCGCTATCCGCGCGTGACGCGGGCGGTCAACGAGATCAACGCGTTCTGGGAACGGGTCGGCGAACAGGCCCGCTTCTACGCCCAGACTGTCCGCGCGACCGGCGACGCGCTGGTGAACTACCGCGTCGAACTGATTCGCGCGGTGGCCGGAATGAGCCTGGGCACAGGCGCTCTGATGCTCATCGGCGGCACGGTCGTGATCGTCGCCTTCCTGACGTTCTTCGCCGGGGCGGTCGTCGGTGTGCAGGGCTTCAACTCGCTTGCCGACATCGGCGTGGAGTCCATGTCCGGCTTCTTCGCCGCGTTCGTCAACACCCGGTTGGCCGCACCGCTGATCGCGACTGTCGGGCTGGCCGCCACCATCGGGGCCGGCGCGACCGCACAGATCGGCGCGATGCGGATCAACGAGGAGATCGACGCGCTGGAGGTGATCGGCGTGCGGTCGGTGGCCTATCTGGCGTCCACCCGCGTCATCGCCGGGGTGATCGTGGTGATCCCGCTGTTCTGCCTGGCCGTGCTCTCCGCGAACTGGGCGGCGAGGGCGACGATCCTGATGTACGGCCTGTCCGCGGGCGTGTACGACCACTACTTCACCACGTTCCTCAACCCCACGGACCTGCTGTGGTCATTCGTGGTCGTCGTGATCTCGGCGACCGTGGTCATGCTGGTCCACACCTACTACGGATACACCGCCTCGGGCGGCCCCGCCGGCGTCGGCGAGGCGGTCGGTCGTGCGGTCCGGACGTCGTTGGTATTCGCCGTGTTCGCGAATCTTCTTGTTTCGCTGGCGATCTACGGGCCGACCGGCAACTTCCATCTCACGGGATAA
- a CDS encoding MCE family protein, which produces MRENFRRTIVYVTAFVSLCLAGLLLLAAVFGQLRFTPQVTYRAVFANVSGLKEGDFVRIAGVEIGKVKHIAIQEDSTVDVEFGVDRSVTLTAGSRALIRYQNLTGDRYLALEEGPGGVDTLNPGATIPLDRTRPALDVNALVGGFRPLFKALDPEQVNALTGQLIAAFQGQGDVIDGFLAQTAALTRTLADRDQLIGAVIDNLNTVLGTLSEQSEQLDTAVDSVSQLVDGLAAQKENVANGIAHANAAAATVADLLGQAREPLKETVHQLDRTVSIVAADHNYVDNLLNTLPDKYQLLARQGIYGDFFSFYMCDLILKVNGKGGQPVFIKVAGQNSGRCTPK; this is translated from the coding sequence ATGAGAGAGAACTTCCGGCGCACCATCGTGTACGTCACCGCGTTCGTCAGCCTCTGCCTCGCTGGACTCCTGCTGCTGGCCGCCGTCTTCGGGCAGTTGCGGTTCACCCCGCAGGTGACCTACCGCGCGGTGTTCGCCAACGTCAGCGGCCTGAAGGAGGGCGACTTCGTCCGCATCGCCGGGGTCGAGATCGGCAAGGTCAAACACATTGCGATCCAGGAGGACTCAACCGTCGACGTCGAGTTCGGGGTGGACCGTTCGGTCACTCTGACCGCGGGCAGCCGGGCGCTGATCCGCTACCAGAACCTCACCGGCGACCGCTACCTGGCGCTCGAGGAGGGGCCCGGCGGGGTCGACACGCTGAACCCGGGCGCCACGATTCCCCTCGACCGCACCCGGCCGGCGCTGGATGTCAACGCGCTGGTCGGCGGTTTCCGGCCGCTGTTCAAGGCTCTCGACCCCGAGCAGGTCAACGCGCTCACCGGACAGCTGATCGCGGCCTTCCAGGGACAGGGTGACGTCATCGACGGGTTCCTCGCCCAGACCGCAGCGCTGACCCGCACCCTCGCGGACCGCGACCAGCTCATCGGAGCGGTCATCGACAACCTCAACACGGTGCTCGGCACCCTGAGCGAACAGAGCGAACAGCTGGACACCGCGGTCGATTCCGTGTCACAGCTGGTGGACGGGCTGGCGGCGCAGAAGGAGAACGTCGCCAACGGCATCGCCCACGCGAACGCCGCCGCCGCGACCGTCGCCGACCTGCTCGGCCAGGCCAGAGAACCGCTCAAGGAGACGGTGCACCAACTGGACCGCACCGTGAGCATCGTCGCCGCCGACCACAACTACGTCGATAACCTGCTCAACACCCTACCCGACAAGTACCAGCTGCTCGCCCGGCAGGGCATCTACGGCGACTTCTTCAGCTTCTACATGTGCGACCTGATCCTGAAGGTCAACGGCAAAGGCGGGCAACCCGTGTTCATCAAGGTGGCCGGCCAGAACTCGGGACGGTGCACGCCGAAATGA
- a CDS encoding MCE family protein, translating to MRLSRSARIVLATVLVLIGAGGGVTLWRVTGPAPIRVVAHFENSNGIFVGDDVMVLGVPVGRIEKIEPQPDNARITFTVDGGVDIPADASAVIISPTIVSARALALTPAYTSGPRMGDGAVIPRERTAVPVEYDDLRNQLEKLTEALQPTEPGGLSTLGRFVDTAADNLRGQGAEIRQALIQVSQAFSILGDHSGDVFGSVKNLNTLVGALQGSTDLMRQLNNSLAAVTGLLADDPAAIAAALTDLNDVLTDAQEFVAQNVEAIGTTTDKAASVAQALGESLDDLKQSLHIAPTAFSNFVNIYEPANASLTGALAAGNFANPIQFICAAVQATSRLNSEQAAKLCVQYLAPIVKNRQYNFPPIGMSPFVGAMARPNEVTFSEDWLRDQTEAGRVRNFFEGPLPAAPPPPTDQPPAALPAEAPVAPGPGSATPTDPADGLHGLMVPPGGGA from the coding sequence ATGAGATTGTCCCGCAGCGCAAGAATCGTGCTCGCCACCGTACTCGTCCTCATCGGCGCCGGCGGCGGTGTCACCCTCTGGCGCGTCACAGGCCCGGCCCCGATCCGGGTGGTGGCCCACTTCGAGAACAGCAACGGGATCTTCGTCGGCGACGACGTGATGGTCCTGGGCGTGCCGGTCGGCCGGATCGAGAAGATCGAACCCCAGCCGGACAACGCCAGAATCACGTTCACCGTGGACGGGGGCGTCGACATCCCCGCCGACGCCTCCGCCGTCATCATCTCCCCGACGATCGTCTCCGCCCGCGCCCTCGCCCTGACCCCGGCCTACACCAGCGGCCCCCGGATGGGCGACGGCGCCGTCATCCCTCGCGAACGCACCGCGGTGCCCGTCGAATACGACGACCTGCGCAATCAGCTCGAAAAGCTCACGGAGGCACTGCAACCCACCGAACCGGGCGGCCTGAGCACCCTGGGCCGGTTCGTCGACACCGCCGCCGACAACCTCCGGGGCCAGGGCGCCGAGATCCGCCAGGCGCTGATCCAGGTGTCGCAGGCGTTCTCCATCCTCGGCGACCACAGCGGTGACGTCTTCGGCAGCGTCAAGAACCTCAACACGCTCGTCGGAGCCCTGCAGGGCAGCACCGATCTGATGAGACAGCTCAACAACAGCCTGGCCGCCGTCACCGGACTGCTGGCCGACGACCCGGCCGCCATCGCCGCGGCCCTGACCGACCTCAACGACGTCCTGACCGACGCGCAGGAGTTCGTCGCGCAGAATGTGGAGGCGATCGGAACCACCACCGACAAGGCGGCCTCCGTCGCCCAGGCGCTCGGCGAGAGCCTCGACGATCTCAAGCAGAGCCTGCACATCGCGCCCACGGCGTTCTCCAACTTCGTCAACATCTACGAGCCGGCCAATGCCTCGCTGACGGGCGCCCTGGCCGCGGGCAACTTCGCCAACCCGATCCAGTTCATCTGCGCGGCGGTCCAGGCGACGTCGCGGCTGAACAGCGAGCAGGCGGCCAAACTGTGCGTCCAGTACCTGGCGCCGATCGTCAAGAACCGGCAGTACAACTTCCCCCCGATCGGGATGAGCCCCTTCGTCGGCGCGATGGCACGGCCCAACGAGGTGACGTTCAGCGAGGACTGGCTGCGTGACCAGACCGAGGCGGGGCGGGTGCGCAACTTCTTCGAAGGGCCCCTTCCTGCCGCACCGCCACCGCCCACCGACCAGCCACCGGCCGCACTGCCCGCGGAGGCCCCGGTGGCACCCGGGCCCGGCTCCGCGACACCCACCGACCCCGCCGACGGGCTGCACGGGTTGATGGTGCCGCCGGGAGGGGGAGCGTGA
- a CDS encoding MCE family protein: MGPQQRRSRISNKWCAVLMVASILGAFWFSWALYNRQFTRYATVTLTSDRSGLVMERGNPVKMRGVIVGRVAGLDGGRDAVSLTLNIDPRQLAHIPANVEARITASTAFGPKYVDLVPPSTPSATPLASGAVLRSTNVATEVNTVFDNLVALLDQIDPAKLNGILTTLADGLRGRGPRIGEATTSAAGVMAELNANSDSLRRDFRSLRGFTDAYAAAAPALVKTLESVATTSTTIAEHASDLDALLLAATGFADRGNELLGVNKDKLVDAVNILHPTTSLLYKYKPQYTCLLVGARWYLDNGIYDAAGGANGYSLITDTAVLLANDPYRYPEHLPKIAAKGGPGGKPGCGSLPDASKNFPVRYLVTDTGWGRGIDVRPNPGLGHPCFGNYFPVTRAVPEPATYRCVGPPSPGLVLPATPPPPPPPAPVPPADDAPAPQP, translated from the coding sequence ATGGGACCTCAACAGCGACGTTCGCGGATCTCCAACAAGTGGTGTGCGGTGCTGATGGTCGCGTCGATCCTCGGTGCGTTCTGGTTCTCCTGGGCGCTCTACAACCGCCAGTTCACCCGCTACGCCACCGTGACGCTGACCTCCGACCGCTCCGGGCTGGTGATGGAACGGGGCAATCCGGTGAAGATGCGCGGTGTCATCGTGGGCCGCGTCGCCGGGCTCGACGGCGGTCGTGACGCGGTGTCGCTCACGCTCAACATCGATCCCCGTCAGCTGGCCCATATCCCGGCGAACGTAGAAGCGCGGATCACCGCCAGCACCGCGTTCGGCCCCAAGTATGTCGACCTCGTCCCCCCGTCGACGCCGAGCGCCACCCCGCTCGCGTCGGGCGCGGTGCTCCGGTCCACCAACGTGGCGACCGAGGTCAACACCGTCTTCGACAATCTGGTGGCGCTGCTCGACCAGATCGACCCCGCCAAGCTCAACGGCATCCTCACCACGCTGGCCGACGGACTGCGCGGGCGCGGACCGCGCATCGGCGAGGCGACCACGTCCGCCGCCGGTGTGATGGCGGAGCTCAACGCCAACAGCGACAGCCTGCGGCGGGACTTCCGCTCGCTGCGCGGTTTCACCGACGCCTACGCCGCCGCGGCCCCGGCGCTGGTGAAGACGCTGGAATCGGTGGCCACCACCAGCACCACCATCGCCGAGCACGCCAGCGACCTCGACGCACTGCTGTTGGCCGCCACCGGGTTCGCCGACCGCGGCAACGAGCTGCTGGGCGTCAACAAGGACAAGCTGGTCGACGCGGTGAACATCCTGCATCCGACGACGTCGCTGCTCTACAAGTACAAGCCGCAGTACACCTGTCTGCTGGTGGGCGCCCGGTGGTACCTCGACAACGGCATCTACGACGCCGCCGGCGGTGCCAACGGCTACTCGCTGATCACCGACACCGCGGTGCTGCTGGCCAACGACCCGTACCGCTATCCCGAGCACCTGCCGAAGATCGCGGCCAAGGGCGGTCCCGGCGGCAAGCCGGGATGCGGGTCGCTGCCGGATGCCTCGAAGAACTTCCCGGTGCGGTATCTGGTGACCGACACCGGTTGGGGCAGAGGCATCGACGTGCGCCCCAACCCGGGTCTCGGCCATCCGTGCTTCGGCAACTACTTCCCGGTCACCCGGGCCGTTCCCGAGCCGGCCACCTACCGCTGCGTCGGCCCACCCTCACCGGGCCTGGTGCTGCCGGCGACACCACCCCCGCCGCCGCCGCCCGCACCCGTACCGCCGGCCGACGACGCACCGGCGCCGCAGCCATGA
- the fadD4 gene encoding fatty-acid--CoA ligase FadD4 has translation MHLRDHLDAENPALVLYPSGLTLSFRELENAANRLAHYFREAGLRAGDTVAVIMENSPHFIVAMWAARRSGLYYVLVNTHLTPAEAAYILDDSDVSAVFASARMRDLALSAVSLLTRANPAIRLLADADSNTPADGWTRYPECVDGLPTTPIADETEGDLLQYSSGTTGRPKGIRRELRHVRPEQAPVGLAPLLALLGVTAGSVYLSPAPLYHTAPAFWSISVQALGATAVVMEKFTPDGALEAISRYRVTHGQFVPAMFVRMLKLPEQRRLSYDLSSLQRVVHAAAPCPPDIKRQMIDWWGPIVDEYYSSSEGAGISFIRAEEWLEHPGSVGRPLLGVPHIVGEDGTELLPGQPGTVYFEDAMQFEYLGDAAKTADARNDRGWTTVGDIGYLDEDGYLYLTDRRHHMIISGGVNIYPQEAENMLISHPKVLDAAVFGIPDEEMGQSVKAVVQLVEPTDDPAAVEAELLEWIRERLAHYKCPRSISVETELPRSDTGKLFKHKLVEKYSART, from the coding sequence ATGCATCTGCGAGACCACCTCGACGCCGAGAACCCCGCGCTCGTGCTGTACCCGTCGGGGCTCACCCTCAGCTTCCGTGAGCTCGAGAACGCCGCCAATCGGCTGGCGCACTACTTCCGCGAGGCCGGACTCCGTGCGGGCGACACCGTCGCGGTGATCATGGAGAACAGCCCGCACTTCATCGTCGCGATGTGGGCCGCCCGCCGCAGCGGTCTGTACTACGTGCTGGTGAACACCCACCTCACCCCCGCCGAGGCGGCCTACATCCTCGACGACAGCGACGTGTCAGCGGTTTTCGCGTCGGCGCGGATGCGCGACCTCGCGCTGAGCGCGGTCTCACTGCTCACCAGGGCCAATCCGGCGATCCGACTGCTCGCCGATGCCGACTCGAACACCCCAGCCGACGGGTGGACCCGCTACCCGGAGTGTGTCGACGGGCTGCCCACCACTCCGATCGCCGACGAGACCGAAGGCGACCTTCTGCAGTACTCGTCGGGAACCACCGGTCGGCCGAAGGGAATCCGGCGGGAGCTGCGGCATGTGCGCCCCGAGCAGGCGCCCGTCGGGCTCGCGCCGCTGCTCGCGCTGCTGGGCGTGACGGCGGGATCGGTCTATCTCAGCCCCGCTCCGCTCTATCACACCGCACCCGCGTTCTGGTCGATCTCGGTGCAGGCGCTGGGCGCGACCGCGGTGGTGATGGAGAAGTTCACCCCTGACGGCGCGCTGGAGGCGATCTCCCGCTACCGCGTCACCCACGGACAGTTCGTGCCGGCGATGTTCGTGCGGATGCTGAAACTCCCCGAACAACGACGCCTCTCCTACGACCTGTCCAGTCTGCAGCGGGTGGTACACGCCGCCGCGCCCTGTCCGCCCGACATCAAGCGGCAGATGATCGACTGGTGGGGCCCCATCGTCGACGAGTACTACTCCTCCTCCGAGGGAGCCGGGATCTCCTTCATCCGCGCCGAGGAGTGGCTGGAGCACCCCGGATCGGTGGGCCGGCCGCTGCTGGGTGTCCCGCACATCGTCGGTGAGGACGGCACGGAACTTCTTCCCGGACAGCCCGGCACCGTGTACTTCGAGGACGCCATGCAGTTCGAGTACCTCGGCGACGCCGCCAAGACCGCAGACGCGCGCAACGATCGCGGGTGGACCACCGTCGGCGACATCGGCTACCTCGACGAGGACGGCTACCTGTACCTGACCGACCGGCGCCACCACATGATCATCTCCGGCGGGGTGAACATCTATCCGCAGGAGGCCGAGAACATGCTGATCAGCCACCCGAAGGTGCTGGACGCCGCGGTGTTCGGCATTCCCGACGAGGAGATGGGGCAGTCGGTCAAGGCCGTTGTCCAGTTGGTCGAGCCGACCGACGACCCGGCCGCGGTGGAAGCCGAGCTGCTGGAATGGATTCGCGAACGTCTGGCTCACTACAAGTGCCCGCGCTCGATCTCGGTGGAGACCGAGCTGCCCCGCTCGGACACCGGCAAGCTCTTCAAGCACAAACTGGTCGAAAAGTACTCCGCCCGAACCTGA
- a CDS encoding MlaE family ABC transporter permease — translation MTTTTPAIKPIKEIGGFFAMSLDAMVAALAPPFAFREFVLQTWFVARVSLLPTMMLSIPFCTLVVFMANIMLGEIGASDASGTGAAMACVNQIGPIVTVVVVAGAGATAMCADLGARTIREELDAMRVMGIDPIQRLVVPRVLAATLVALLLNGVVTIVGLMGSFFFSVYVQHVAPGAFVAGLTLLVGLPEIVIATVKALLFGFAAGLIACYKGMTVGGGSQGVGTAVNETVVYAFMALFVINVLVTAIGFQVS, via the coding sequence GTGACCACCACAACCCCGGCGATCAAGCCGATCAAGGAGATCGGCGGGTTCTTCGCCATGTCCCTCGACGCGATGGTGGCCGCGCTTGCGCCGCCGTTCGCGTTCCGCGAATTCGTCTTGCAGACATGGTTTGTCGCACGCGTCTCGCTGCTGCCGACGATGATGTTGTCCATCCCGTTCTGCACCCTGGTGGTGTTCATGGCGAACATCATGCTGGGCGAGATCGGCGCATCCGACGCCTCCGGTACCGGCGCGGCGATGGCGTGCGTCAACCAGATCGGCCCGATCGTCACCGTCGTGGTGGTGGCCGGAGCCGGCGCCACCGCGATGTGCGCCGACCTGGGCGCTCGGACCATCCGCGAGGAGCTCGACGCGATGCGCGTCATGGGCATCGACCCGATCCAGCGGCTGGTCGTTCCGCGGGTGCTCGCCGCGACCCTGGTCGCGCTGCTGCTCAACGGGGTCGTGACGATCGTCGGCCTGATGGGGTCGTTCTTCTTCTCCGTCTATGTCCAGCATGTCGCGCCCGGCGCATTCGTCGCCGGCCTCACCCTGCTGGTGGGGCTGCCCGAAATCGTCATCGCCACGGTCAAAGCACTGCTCTTCGGGTTCGCCGCGGGACTGATCGCCTGCTACAAGGGCATGACGGTCGGCGGCGGATCCCAGGGGGTGGGCACCGCGGTCAACGAGACGGTCGTGTACGCGTTCATGGCGCTGTTCGTGATCAACGTGCTCGTCACCGCCATCGGATTCCAGGTGAGCTGA
- a CDS encoding nuclear transport factor 2 family protein, with amino-acid sequence MRANLERLKSLVAPDSGLSDEDRSAAYLDLYDDDVILRWQGSDWPFGGDMEGRDRLIACLQAASKLFAEPPQFWESHFWILDEERLLWWWRSRSTTFRGDPFTNSGITLLRYRDDRICEHWEYTDTEYIARMLRGWRSRVDPEVGALLANWNDGRDPAA; translated from the coding sequence ATGCGGGCGAACCTCGAGCGACTGAAGAGCCTGGTCGCACCCGACAGCGGCCTGTCCGATGAGGACAGGTCCGCGGCCTACCTCGACCTCTACGACGACGACGTCATCCTGCGGTGGCAGGGCAGCGACTGGCCGTTCGGTGGCGACATGGAGGGCCGCGATCGGCTCATCGCGTGCCTGCAGGCGGCATCGAAGCTGTTCGCCGAACCGCCGCAGTTCTGGGAGTCGCACTTCTGGATCCTCGATGAGGAGCGACTGCTGTGGTGGTGGCGGTCGCGGAGCACCACGTTCCGCGGGGATCCGTTCACCAACAGCGGGATCACCCTGTTGCGGTATCGCGACGACAGAATCTGCGAGCACTGGGAGTACACCGACACCGAGTACATCGCGCGGATGCTGCGGGGCTGGCGGTCCCGGGTGGATCCCGAAGTCGGTGCGCTGCTGGCGAACTGGAACGACGGTCGAGACCCCGCGGCCTAA
- a CDS encoding SDR family oxidoreductase: MSTNVFEGASAIVSGGAGGLGAATVRRLHAEGLAVVIADLAEDQGRALADELGDRAAFARTDVTDEDSVNAALDAAAALGTVRYAVIAHGGFGVTERIVGRDGSPADYRGFTRTIDLYLNGTFNLLRLASARIAKSDPLPTGERGAVVMTASIAGYEGQIGQASYTAAKAGVIGLTLVSARDLSSVGIRVNTVAPGTMRTPIMESVGQELISKLTSAVPFPKRLGEPAEYADAVTFLLANGYVNGEVLRLDGGQRFAPR, translated from the coding sequence TTGAGCACTAATGTATTCGAGGGCGCATCGGCGATCGTCAGCGGCGGTGCGGGTGGCCTCGGCGCGGCGACCGTGCGTCGTCTGCACGCCGAAGGGCTGGCCGTGGTCATCGCCGACCTCGCCGAGGATCAGGGCAGAGCCCTCGCCGACGAGCTGGGCGATCGTGCGGCCTTCGCGCGCACCGATGTCACCGACGAGGACAGCGTGAACGCCGCACTCGACGCCGCTGCGGCGCTGGGCACCGTGCGGTACGCGGTGATCGCTCACGGTGGATTCGGTGTCACCGAACGCATCGTCGGCCGCGACGGCTCCCCCGCTGACTACCGTGGGTTCACCAGGACCATCGACCTCTATCTCAACGGCACGTTCAACCTGCTGCGGCTGGCCTCGGCGCGGATCGCGAAGTCCGATCCGCTGCCCACCGGGGAACGTGGTGCCGTCGTGATGACGGCGTCCATCGCCGGTTACGAGGGTCAGATCGGCCAGGCGTCGTACACGGCGGCCAAGGCCGGCGTCATCGGGCTCACTCTGGTGTCGGCCCGCGATCTGAGCTCGGTCGGTATCCGGGTCAACACCGTCGCGCCGGGCACCATGCGCACACCGATCATGGAATCCGTTGGCCAGGAACTGATCTCAAAGCTGACCTCGGCGGTCCCGTTCCCGAAGCGACTGGGTGAACCCGCCGAGTACGCCGACGCGGTGACCTTCCTGCTGGCCAACGGCTACGTCAACGGGGAGGTGCTGCGCCTCGACGGCGGCCAGCGGTTCGCGCCCCGTTAG
- a CDS encoding MCE family protein — MRRFSERNPVTIGLIGIASIAMLVIIGMAYPRIAALVTSTTYTAYFSDVGALKPGTEVQVSGYRVGTVSAIKLDGPRVRVDFTVDDGVRLGARTEAAIRTETLLGTKVLEVIPRGDGRLNGPIPVDRTTAPYQLPDALNDLTDAVAGLDTDQLSTALATLSDTFKDTAPELRQAVDGVTRLSATINNRDEHLRRLLARANQVTGVLRERTDQVVSLIRDANALLAQLNMQSGALDQIANNISAVSVRLKNVIDDNRGQLTPTLDKLNVVLAIVDNRKERVQKAIKLLNAYAMSLGESVSSGPFFNAYVVNLLPGQFVQPFIDAAFSDLGLDPNVLLPSQLTDPQTGQKATPALPSPFPRTGQGGEPRLTVPDAITGNPGDPRYPYREPLPAPPPGGPPPGPPAPPVIPNAGATEPTGTPHVELLAPSEGTPHGPQNREDGQ, encoded by the coding sequence ATGAGGAGATTCTCCGAACGCAACCCGGTGACCATCGGGCTGATCGGCATCGCGAGCATCGCCATGCTGGTGATCATCGGCATGGCCTACCCGCGGATCGCCGCGCTGGTGACGAGCACCACCTACACCGCCTACTTCTCCGACGTCGGGGCGCTCAAGCCGGGTACCGAGGTGCAGGTCTCCGGATACCGGGTGGGCACGGTCTCGGCGATCAAGCTCGACGGCCCCCGGGTGCGAGTCGATTTCACCGTCGACGACGGCGTCCGGCTGGGCGCGCGCACGGAGGCCGCGATCCGGACCGAGACCCTGCTGGGCACCAAGGTGCTCGAGGTCATTCCGCGCGGCGACGGCAGGCTGAACGGCCCCATCCCGGTGGACCGCACGACCGCGCCCTACCAACTGCCGGACGCGCTCAACGACCTCACCGACGCCGTCGCCGGACTGGACACCGACCAACTGTCCACCGCGCTGGCGACATTGAGCGACACGTTCAAAGACACCGCCCCCGAACTGCGCCAGGCGGTCGACGGTGTCACCCGGCTGAGCGCGACGATCAACAACCGCGACGAGCATCTGCGCAGGCTCCTGGCCAGGGCGAACCAGGTCACCGGGGTACTGCGGGAGCGGACCGACCAGGTGGTGAGCCTGATCAGGGATGCGAACGCGCTTCTGGCCCAACTGAATATGCAGAGCGGAGCACTCGACCAGATCGCGAACAACATCTCCGCGGTCAGCGTCCGGCTCAAGAACGTCATCGACGACAACCGGGGACAGCTCACGCCGACGCTGGACAAGCTCAACGTGGTCCTGGCGATCGTCGACAACCGCAAGGAGCGGGTGCAGAAGGCGATCAAACTGCTCAACGCCTATGCGATGTCGCTGGGCGAGTCGGTGTCGTCGGGACCGTTCTTCAACGCCTACGTGGTCAATCTGCTCCCCGGCCAGTTCGTCCAACCGTTCATCGACGCGGCGTTCTCCGACCTGGGCCTGGACCCCAACGTGCTGCTGCCGTCGCAGCTGACCGATCCGCAGACCGGGCAGAAGGCCACCCCGGCACTGCCGTCGCCGTTCCCGAGGACAGGCCAGGGCGGCGAGCCGCGGCTGACCGTTCCCGACGCGATCACCGGTAATCCCGGCGATCCCCGCTACCCGTACCGCGAACCCCTCCCGGCGCCACCGCCCGGCGGTCCGCCACCCGGGCCGCCCGCTCCCCCGGTCATCCCGAACGCCGGTGCCACCGAACCCACCGGCACCCCGCACGTCGAGCTTCTGGCCCCCAGCGAGGGCACCCCGCACGGGCCGCAGAACCGAGAGGACGGTCAATGA
- a CDS encoding MCE family protein, with translation MRRLIATTLAAAVLATATGCEWRSLNSLRLPGTAGGGDGSYTVQVQLPDAVNIEPNSRVRVNDVTVGTVTAVERQGWHALLTLRLAGDVDLPANVTARLGQTSLLGSLHVELAEPTDEPPHGRLQQGSLIPLAAARNYPTTEQTLSAVSLLLNGGGIGNLQDITESLSTALRGREQDLRDLLNQLNTFVSELNSQTDDIIAATESLNDVAGQFAAAKPVLDRGLQTVPRALEVLKTQRHNLTELLTRLGQFSALATDAVDRSKQSLLEELRQLGPVLNELANAGPDLTRSLSSLATYPWPNETLEKWVRGDYANLTGVIDLTLSRIDSALFTGTRWEGQLTELEMQWGRTIGMLPSPYTAGNPLVAPYRWDQGP, from the coding sequence ATGCGGCGGCTGATCGCGACCACCCTGGCCGCGGCCGTCCTGGCCACCGCCACGGGCTGTGAATGGCGCAGCCTCAATTCACTCAGGCTGCCCGGCACGGCCGGCGGCGGTGACGGTTCCTACACCGTGCAGGTGCAACTGCCCGATGCGGTGAACATCGAACCCAACTCGCGCGTGCGAGTGAACGACGTGACCGTCGGCACCGTCACCGCGGTGGAGCGCCAGGGCTGGCATGCGCTTCTGACCCTGCGATTGGCCGGCGACGTCGACCTGCCCGCCAACGTCACCGCCAGGCTGGGGCAGACGAGCCTGCTGGGCTCCCTGCATGTCGAACTGGCGGAGCCGACCGACGAGCCACCCCACGGCCGCCTGCAGCAGGGCTCGCTGATTCCGCTGGCAGCAGCGCGCAACTACCCGACCACCGAGCAGACGCTGTCGGCGGTGTCGCTGCTGCTCAACGGCGGCGGAATCGGCAACCTCCAGGACATCACCGAGTCGCTGTCCACCGCGCTGCGCGGGCGCGAACAGGATCTGCGCGATCTCCTCAACCAGCTCAACACGTTCGTGTCCGAGCTCAACTCCCAGACCGACGACATCATCGCCGCCACCGAGAGCCTCAACGACGTCGCCGGACAGTTCGCCGCGGCCAAACCCGTGCTGGACCGCGGGCTGCAGACCGTGCCGCGCGCGCTGGAGGTCCTCAAGACCCAGCGGCACAACCTCACCGAACTCCTCACGCGGCTGGGCCAATTCAGTGCGCTGGCCACCGACGCCGTCGACCGGAGCAAGCAGAGCCTGCTCGAGGAGCTCAGACAGCTCGGCCCCGTCCTCAACGAGCTGGCCAACGCAGGCCCCGACCTCACCCGCTCCCTCAGCTCACTGGCCACCTACCCGTGGCCCAACGAGACCCTGGAGAAGTGGGTGCGCGGCGACTACGCCAACCTCACCGGCGTGATCGACCTGACGCTGAGCCGCATCGACTCGGCGCTGTTCACCGGCACCCGCTGGGAGGGCCAACTCACCGAACTCGAAATGCAGTGGGGGCGCACCATCGGCATGCTGCCCAGCCCCTACACCGCGGGCAACCCGCTCGTCGCCCCCTACCGATGGGATCAAGGGCCGTAA